The proteins below are encoded in one region of Phytoactinopolyspora mesophila:
- a CDS encoding TetR/AcrR family transcriptional regulator gives MGHREDLLEGAKRCLHEKGYARTTARDIVAASGTNLASIGYHFGSKEALLNAALIEAITDMGNELIRTSTKDMAGPRAADLARGWDKVIARFAEYRPLLVAQLEAWAQLERSPELREELANRYEQDRAMGVEVAQQAVPSLDERTARALAAVTSAIADGLVVQWLLDPERAPDGSELVLGLQALTSVLTGTPSTDTPAPGDSVESSGT, from the coding sequence ATGGGGCACCGTGAAGATCTACTCGAAGGAGCCAAGCGCTGCCTGCACGAGAAGGGGTACGCACGCACTACCGCCCGCGACATCGTGGCGGCCTCCGGCACCAATCTCGCGTCGATCGGCTACCACTTCGGGTCCAAGGAAGCCCTGCTCAACGCTGCCTTGATCGAGGCCATCACCGACATGGGCAATGAGCTGATCAGGACCAGCACCAAGGACATGGCCGGGCCGCGTGCGGCCGACCTGGCCCGCGGCTGGGACAAGGTCATCGCCAGATTCGCCGAGTATCGCCCATTGCTGGTCGCTCAGCTCGAGGCGTGGGCTCAGCTTGAACGTTCACCAGAGCTTCGAGAAGAGCTGGCCAACCGGTACGAACAAGACCGAGCGATGGGAGTAGAGGTCGCACAGCAGGCGGTCCCCTCCCTCGACGAGCGCACCGCGCGAGCATTGGCAGCCGTCACCAGCGCTATCGCCGACGGACTCGTTGTTCAGTGGCTACTCGACCCGGAACGGGCACCCGACGGATCGGAACTGGTTCTCGGACTTCAGGCACTGACGAGCGTGCTCACCGGCACACCCTCGACGGACACCCCCGCGCCGGGCGATAGCGTCGAAAGTAGCGGCACGTAG